From the Bubalus kerabau isolate K-KA32 ecotype Philippines breed swamp buffalo chromosome 2, PCC_UOA_SB_1v2, whole genome shotgun sequence genome, one window contains:
- the FETUB gene encoding fetuin-B isoform X2 — protein sequence MNVLLLLALCTLAVGCGATSPPQPAARPSSLLSLDCNSSYVLDIANDILQDINRDRKDGYVLSLNRVSDAREHKQEAGLGSLFYFTLDVLETGCHVLSRTSWKNCEVRIFHESVYGQCKAIFYINKEKRIFYLPAYNCTLRPVSQSAIIMTCPDCPSTSPYDLSNPRFMETATESLAKYNSGSPSKQYSLVKITKTSSQWVFGPAYFVEYLIKESPCTKSEGSSCGLESPDSVAPTPRGENATANQRPANPSKAEELQQQNTAPTNSPAKAVPKGSVQYLPDWDKKREVSQEKDPVETFPVQLDLTTNPQGEPLDVSFLFQEPMEEKVVVLPFPSKEQRSAECPGPAQKGYPFILPS from the exons ATGAATGTGCTCCTACTCCTGGCGCTCTGCACCCTGGCCGTGGGCTGTGGGGCTACATCTCCACCCCAGCCAGCCGCCAGGCCCTCGTCTCTCCTCTCCCTTGACTGCAACAGCTCCTATGTGCTGGATATCGCAAATGACATCCTGCAGGACATCAACAGGGACCGAAAGGACGGTTATGTGCTGAGCCTCAACCGAGTGAGCGATGCCCGTGAACACAAACAGGAG GCTGGTCTGGGATCTCTGTTCTATTTCACACTGGACGTGTTAGAGACTGGCTGCCATGTGCTCAGCAGGACATCATGGAAGAACTGTGAAGTGAGGATCTTTCATGAATCG GTTTATGGCCAATGCAAAGCAATATTTTACATTaacaaggaaaaaagaattttctaCTTACCTGCTTATAATTGTACTCTTCGCCCAG TTTCTCAAAGTGCGATTATCATGACGTGCCCTGACTGCCCCAGCACCAGCCCTTATGATTTGTCAAACCCCAGGTTCATGGAAACTGCTACTGAGTCTCTTGCAAAATACAACAGTGGGAGCCCCTCAAAGCAGTATTCTCTCGTCAAAATCACCAAGACTTCTAGTCAG TGGGTGTTTGGCCCTGCCTACTTTGTGGAATATTTGATCAAAGAATCACCATGTACCAAGTCGGAGGGTAGCAGCTGTGGACTGGAGTCCCCTGACTCTGTG GCTCCCACACCTAGAGGTGAAAACGCTACTGCAAACCAGAGACCTGCAAACCCCTCCAAGGCGGAAGAGCTCCAACAGCAAAACACAGCTCCCACCAACTCACCTGCCAAAGCTGTGCCCAAAGGGTCTGTCCAGTACCTTCCTGACTGGGATAAGAAGCGTGAAGTTTCCCAGGAAAAGGACCCTGTTGAGACCTTCCCTGTGCAGCTTGATCTAACCACCAATCCCCAAGGAGAACCCCTGGATGtctctttcctcttccaggagccCATGGAGGAGAAGGTGGTTGTCCTGCCCTTCCCCTCAAAAGAACAGCGCTCTGCTGAGTGTCCAGGACCAGCTCAGAAGGGCTACCCTTTTATTCTTCCATCATGA
- the FETUB gene encoding fetuin-B isoform X1, which translates to MNVLLLLALCTLAVGCGATSPPQPAARPSSLLSLDCNSSYVLDIANDILQDINRDRKDGYVLSLNRVSDAREHKQEAGLGSLFYFTLDVLETGCHVLSRTSWKNCEVRIFHESVYGQCKAIFYINKEKRIFYLPAYNCTLRPVSQSAIIMTCPDCPSTSPYDLSNPRFMETATESLAKYNSGSPSKQYSLVKITKTSSQWVFGPAYFVEYLIKESPCTKSEGSSCGLESPDSVPVGICHGSLGEPQGNQGKIISVTCSFFNSQAPTPRGENATANQRPANPSKAEELQQQNTAPTNSPAKAVPKGSVQYLPDWDKKREVSQEKDPVETFPVQLDLTTNPQGEPLDVSFLFQEPMEEKVVVLPFPSKEQRSAECPGPAQKGYPFILPS; encoded by the exons ATGAATGTGCTCCTACTCCTGGCGCTCTGCACCCTGGCCGTGGGCTGTGGGGCTACATCTCCACCCCAGCCAGCCGCCAGGCCCTCGTCTCTCCTCTCCCTTGACTGCAACAGCTCCTATGTGCTGGATATCGCAAATGACATCCTGCAGGACATCAACAGGGACCGAAAGGACGGTTATGTGCTGAGCCTCAACCGAGTGAGCGATGCCCGTGAACACAAACAGGAG GCTGGTCTGGGATCTCTGTTCTATTTCACACTGGACGTGTTAGAGACTGGCTGCCATGTGCTCAGCAGGACATCATGGAAGAACTGTGAAGTGAGGATCTTTCATGAATCG GTTTATGGCCAATGCAAAGCAATATTTTACATTaacaaggaaaaaagaattttctaCTTACCTGCTTATAATTGTACTCTTCGCCCAG TTTCTCAAAGTGCGATTATCATGACGTGCCCTGACTGCCCCAGCACCAGCCCTTATGATTTGTCAAACCCCAGGTTCATGGAAACTGCTACTGAGTCTCTTGCAAAATACAACAGTGGGAGCCCCTCAAAGCAGTATTCTCTCGTCAAAATCACCAAGACTTCTAGTCAG TGGGTGTTTGGCCCTGCCTACTTTGTGGAATATTTGATCAAAGAATCACCATGTACCAAGTCGGAGGGTAGCAGCTGTGGACTGGAGTCCCCTGACTCTGTG cctGTTGGTATTTGCCATGGTTCTCTGGGTGAACCACAAGGAAACCAGGGCAAGATTATCTCCGTAACTTGCTCCTTCTTTAATTCACAG GCTCCCACACCTAGAGGTGAAAACGCTACTGCAAACCAGAGACCTGCAAACCCCTCCAAGGCGGAAGAGCTCCAACAGCAAAACACAGCTCCCACCAACTCACCTGCCAAAGCTGTGCCCAAAGGGTCTGTCCAGTACCTTCCTGACTGGGATAAGAAGCGTGAAGTTTCCCAGGAAAAGGACCCTGTTGAGACCTTCCCTGTGCAGCTTGATCTAACCACCAATCCCCAAGGAGAACCCCTGGATGtctctttcctcttccaggagccCATGGAGGAGAAGGTGGTTGTCCTGCCCTTCCCCTCAAAAGAACAGCGCTCTGCTGAGTGTCCAGGACCAGCTCAGAAGGGCTACCCTTTTATTCTTCCATCATGA
- the FETUB gene encoding fetuin-B isoform X3 codes for MTCPDCPSTSPYDLSNPRFMETATESLAKYNSGSPSKQYSLVKITKTSSQWVFGPAYFVEYLIKESPCTKSEGSSCGLESPDSVPVGICHGSLGEPQGNQGKIISVTCSFFNSQAPTPRGENATANQRPANPSKAEELQQQNTAPTNSPAKAVPKGSVQYLPDWDKKREVSQEKDPVETFPVQLDLTTNPQGEPLDVSFLFQEPMEEKVVVLPFPSKEQRSAECPGPAQKGYPFILPS; via the exons ATGACGTGCCCTGACTGCCCCAGCACCAGCCCTTATGATTTGTCAAACCCCAGGTTCATGGAAACTGCTACTGAGTCTCTTGCAAAATACAACAGTGGGAGCCCCTCAAAGCAGTATTCTCTCGTCAAAATCACCAAGACTTCTAGTCAG TGGGTGTTTGGCCCTGCCTACTTTGTGGAATATTTGATCAAAGAATCACCATGTACCAAGTCGGAGGGTAGCAGCTGTGGACTGGAGTCCCCTGACTCTGTG cctGTTGGTATTTGCCATGGTTCTCTGGGTGAACCACAAGGAAACCAGGGCAAGATTATCTCCGTAACTTGCTCCTTCTTTAATTCACAG GCTCCCACACCTAGAGGTGAAAACGCTACTGCAAACCAGAGACCTGCAAACCCCTCCAAGGCGGAAGAGCTCCAACAGCAAAACACAGCTCCCACCAACTCACCTGCCAAAGCTGTGCCCAAAGGGTCTGTCCAGTACCTTCCTGACTGGGATAAGAAGCGTGAAGTTTCCCAGGAAAAGGACCCTGTTGAGACCTTCCCTGTGCAGCTTGATCTAACCACCAATCCCCAAGGAGAACCCCTGGATGtctctttcctcttccaggagccCATGGAGGAGAAGGTGGTTGTCCTGCCCTTCCCCTCAAAAGAACAGCGCTCTGCTGAGTGTCCAGGACCAGCTCAGAAGGGCTACCCTTTTATTCTTCCATCATGA